One part of the Solanum dulcamara chromosome 3, daSolDulc1.2, whole genome shotgun sequence genome encodes these proteins:
- the LOC129883310 gene encoding receptor-like kinase TMK4, whose product MALHHHHYLLHLLLFFTSLSFTFSDDADVMSKLLAALSPPPSGWSTSKPFCSWTNVICDKSSATVTSINLDSKSVSGSLASEITQLSNLKTLSVQKNNLSGPLPSFANMTKLAELFLDSNQFTSVPQDFLLGVPNLLTLSISENGKLSPWQIPMYLTESTNLGSFYASNASIVGVIPDFFDVFPNLQNLRLSYNNLTGSLPASFGGSEIMNLWLNNQVKGLSGIIDVIGRMTQLSQVWLHANSFTGSIPDLSKCENIFDLQLRDNQFTGIVPESVMSLPKLLNITLQNNRLQGPMPQFKDGVEVKLGTTNSFCKDTPGPCDQQVTVLLDVASGFGYPLSLAESWKGNDACNSWSFISCDTTGKNVAVVTLGKRGFSGTISPSFANLTSLRSLFLNENNLTGTIPARLTTLPNLQVLDVSNNNLSGPIPLFPPSVKFTHTGNLFLGTNITTGGGGGGSGSKGSGSNSSGRGESSSGGSKGPSVGMIVGFVIAVVLFVLVVLFVSYKCYMKRFHKRFGRVEIPEKSNEMVKPSLPSVVGGSNGYTGGASELQSQSSGDHSEIPVFENGNVAISIEILRQVTNNFSEENILGRGGFGVVYKGELHDGTKIAVKRMESGAMGTKGMNEFQAEIAVLTKVRHRHLVALLGSCVNGNERLLVYEYMPQGTLSQHLFEFQELGYNPLTWKQRATIALDVARGVEYLHSLAQQSFIHRDLKPSNILLGDDMRAKVADFGLVRNAPDGKYSVETRLAGTFGYLAPEYAATGRVTTKVDVYAFGIVLMEIITGRKALDETMPDERSHLVTWFRRVLISKDNLRKAIDSTLDPDEETYESISKVAELAGHCTAREPFQRPDMGHAVNVLGPLVEQWKPTTHEDDDGYGIIDLDMSLPQALQRWQADEGTSRMFHDFSISNSQSSIPSKPSGFADTFSSTDCR is encoded by the exons ATGGCTTTGCACCACCACCACTACCTCCTCCACCTCCTCCTTTTCTTCACTTCACTTTCTTTCACCTTCTCAGATGATGCTGATGTCATGTCCAAACTTCTTGCAGCTCTTTCTCCACCTCCTTCTGGTTGGTCAACTTCTAAGCCTTTCTGTTCTTGGACTAATGTCATTTGTGACAAGTCTTCTGCTACTGTAACTTCAATTAATCTTGATTCTAAATCTGTTTCTGGTTCTTTAGCTTCTGAAATTACTCAGCTTTCCAATCTTAAAACCCTTTCTGTTCAAAAAAACAATCTTTCTGGCCCCTTACCTTCTTTTGCAAACATGACAAAATTAGCTGAACTTTTCTTGGATAGTAACCAATTCACTTCTGTTCCTCAAGATTTCCTTTTGGGGGTTCCCAATTTATTAACTTTAAGCATTAGTGAAAATGGGAAACTCTCTCCTTGGCAAATCCCTATGTATTTGACTGAAAGTACAAATTTGGGATCTTTTTATGCTAGTAATGCTAGTATTGTTGGTGTTATTCCTGATTTCTTTGATGTTTTTCCTAATTTACAGAATTTAAGGTTGTCTTATAATAATCTTACTGGTTCTTTGCCTGCTTCTTTTGGGGGTTCTGAAATTATGAATCTTTGGTTGAATAATCAAGTTAAAGGGTTATCAGGCATTATTGATGTGATTGGACGTATGACACAATTGTCTCAAGTTTGGTTACATGCTAATTCTTTCACTGGTAGTATTCCTGATTTGTCAAAATGTGAGAATATATTTGATTTGCAGCTAAGGGATAATCAGTTTACTGGTATTGTTCCAGAATCTGTGATGTCTCTTCCCAAATTGTTGAATATTACTTTACAGAACAATAGGTTGCAGGGTCCAATGCCTCAGTTTAAAGATGGAGTTGAGGTTAAACTTGGAACTACTAATAGTTTCTGTAAGGACACTCCGGGACCGTGTGATCAACAGGTCACTGTACTTCTTGATGTGGCTAGTGGTTTTGGCTATCCATTGTCTTTGGCTGAGTCTTGGAAAGGGAATGATGCTTGCAATAGTTGGAGTTTTATAAGTTGTGATACAACAGGGAAGAATGTAGCTGTTGTTACCTTAGGTAAGCGTGGCTTTTCGGGTACTATTTCGCCTTCTTTTGCGAATTTGACTTCATTGAGGAGCTTGTTTTTGAATGAAAATAATCTTACTGGTACGATCCCGGCGAGGTTGACAACTTTGCCTAATTTACAAGTTCTTGATGTGTCTAATAACAATTTGTCTGGTCCTATACCATTGTTTCCACCTAGTGTGAAGTTTACTCATACTGGTAActtgtttcttgggacgaatatCACTACTGGCGGTGGTGGCGGGGGAAGTGGATCCAAAGGTTCTGGATCGAATTCCAGTGGTCGAGGTGAAAGTTCATCTGGAGGTTCGAAAGGGCCTTCAGTTGGAATGATTGTTGGTTTTGTTATAGCCGTTGTTCTTTTTGTTTTAGTAGTGTTGTTTGTGTCTTATAAATGTTACATGAAGAGATTCCATAAGAGATTTGGAAGGGTTGAGATTCCAGAGAAAAGCAATGAAATGGTTAAGCCTAGTCTCCCTAGTGTCGTGGGTGGTTCGAATGGATATACTGGAGGAGCCAGTGAACTACAGAGTCAGAGCAGCGGTGATCATAGTGAGATACCAGTTTTTGAAAACGGAAACGTTGCCATTTCCATCGAGATCCTTCGACAAGTGACGAACAACTTCAGTGAAGAAAATATCTTGGGGAGAGGAGGGTTTGGAGTTGTTTATAAGGGCGAACTGCACGATGGGACTAAAATTGCGGTGAAGAGGATGGAATCTGGGGCAATGGGTACCAAAGGAATGAATGAGTTCCAAGCAGAAATTGCGGTCCTTACTAAAGTCAGGCATAGGCATTTGGTTGCTCTACTTGGTTCGTGTGTTAATGGCAATGAGAGGCTTTTGGTGTATGAGTATATGCCGCAAGGAACTTTGAGTCAGCATTTGTTTGAATTTCAAGAATTAGGCTATAACCCTCTTACTTGGAAGCAAAGGGCAACGATAGCATTGGATGTGGCAAGAGGGGTTGAATACCTACATAGCTTGGCACAACAAAGTTTCATTCATAGAGATTTAAAACCGTCAAACATCCTTCTCGGAGATGACATGAGAGCCAAGGTTGCAGATTTTGGTTTGGTTAGGAATGCCCCTGATGGAAAATATTCTGTTGAGACACGTTTGGCTGGAACTTTTGGCTATCTTGCACCTGAATACGCAG CTACTGGACGAGTCACAACCAAAGTAGACGTTTACGCCTTTGGCATTGTTCTGATGGAGATCATTACTGGTAGAAAAGCTTTAGATGAAACAATGCCAGATGAGAGGTCTCATTTGGTTACATGGTTCCGCAGAGTCCTTATCAGCAAAGATAACCTCAGAAAGGCTATTGACTCGACACTGGATCCTGATGAGGAAACATATGAGAGCATTTCCAAGGTTGCCGAGTTAGCTGGCCATTGCACTGCTCGGGAACCTTTTCAGCGGCCTGATATGGGACATGCTGTTAACGTACTTGGTCCCCTTGTAGAGCAGTGGAAGCCTACAACACATGAAGATGATGATGGCTATGGCATTATTGACCTCGACATGAGCCTTCCTCAAGCCCTTCAAAGATGGCAAGCTGATGAAGGAACTTCAAGAATGTTCCATGACTTCTCAATCAGTAACTCACAGTCGAGCATACCCTCAAAACCTTCCGGATTTGCAGATACTTTCAGTTCCACAGACTGCAGATGA